DNA sequence from the Pseudophryne corroboree isolate aPseCor3 chromosome 6, aPseCor3.hap2, whole genome shotgun sequence genome:
TCCAGCACCAGCCACCGTCGGCTCAATCCTCAGTATTTGAGTCTTTCCTCAAAGGGAAATCAAGATCTAAATTTGATCCTGTGTCTACGAATCCATCATTAAAAACGTTTGACCGTCTATTACAGGAATCAGTCACAAAGTTCACTGCGGCACCAGGGAAGATCAAGAAGAATCTTTCAAGGGAGGAATCTGTGGCATTGAAAAATCTTAGCACATATGAGGATATTatcatcaggcccgccgataaaggcggggccatcgtAGTGCAGGATATTCACGAGTACCGTCTGGAAATCAGTCGTCAACTAAATGAAGTGGGTGTGTATAGCCAATTACCGGGGAATCCGACAACGAAATTCCAGATAGAGCTTCGGGGTATATTGAAGATGGCGCTCCAAGATAATATGATCACCCCTAAAATCAGTAAAGCGCTGGAGGTGGAACATCCGAGAGTCCCGGTGCTATACACCCTACCTAAACTCCATAAGGACAGTAAGACCCCGCCAGGTCGTCCTATTATATCGGCTCGTGGATCCCTATATCATCCGACGTCACAGTTGTTAGACCATCTTCTACAACCTCTATTACTACAAAAAGACGCTTTCTTGAAGGACACGACTGCATTTCTGAAACTACTGCGGAATATTCCTAGGGTACCTAGTGGCACACTGATGTGTTGCCTGGACGTATGTAGTTTATATACATCAATACCCCATGATGGAGGGTTGTTAGCTATGCGTAATTTCCTTACTGAGTTTCTTGATCCCACTGTATTTGACCATGATTTATTTCTTAAATTGCTTGAGTTAACTTTACAGAGAAATTACTTCTTGTATGATGGGCATTATTATCTGCAGcaacgggggtgtgcgatggggtcccctgtggccccatcgtacgccaacgtatATATGTTCGAACAGGAGGAAAAGTTGTTTTTGAATCATCCGATGGTATCTGGCTGTATTCAATTATACACCAGATACATCGATGACATTTTCTTACTATGGTCAGGTGGCAAAGATAAGTTTGTGGAGATAGTGGATGAGATTAATGGGAGCATGTCAGCTATTAAATTTACATATGTGTGTAGTGAAGAACAAATACAATTTTTGGATGTGCAGGTGACAATTCATGAGGGGATTATTGAAACAGAAATATTTAGCAAAGATGTTGATAGGAATACTTTCCTTCTGGCCTCTAGTCATCACCCGTTACCATTGAAGCACGGTTTACCGCTGtctcaaatgatgcgggtggctAGGATTACCAGTGATAAAACAAAAGTGTCTGGTATCATTGATAAATTAATCACTAAATTCACAGCTAGAGGTTATGATCCTAAAATGTTGCTTGATAATAAACTGCAAGTACTAAACATGCCAGAGTCAAGACTAATGCAATCACGCAGCAGCAAATCAGGTAAAGTTTTACCCTGGGTTAGTAGTTTCTCCACAGCTAGTCCAGTGATTAAACATGCCACCAAGGCGTTGTGGCCAATTGTAGCCACTGATAAAGATTTGCCATGTTTCAGTGAGGTACGTCCATTAGCAGCATTTAGGAGGGGCCGGAACCTTAAAGATAGATTGATGATCACGGATATTACAGGGAGAGGCATCCCTCGGATGCCTAATGTATATGTGAAACCTCCTGGGTGCTACAGCTGCCACAACTGCATGACCTGCAGATTTATGATAACATGCAAAACCTTTAAACATCCACACTCCCAAAGAATTTATGATATCCGACACGTACTTACTTGTACGTCATCATTTGTGGTGTATGTAATTACATGCCCTTGTGGCTTATATTACGTGGGGCAGACCTCACGTAAATTTCGTGAGAGGATGGCCCTTCATAGGTCGGCAATCCATTTATCTTCAGGAGGAAAAGCAAATGACCAACCGGTGGCCCGCCATTTTAAAATGATGGGCCACTCTTTGAGTGATTtgaaatattttatgattgaccatgTACTAGATTCCCCAAGAGGTGGAGACCGTATAAAATCTTTAACGGTGACAGAGGCACGGTGGATTGTGCGCTTAGATACAATTATCCCAAAAGGATTAAACGATAAGGTTAATTGGAACACTCTTTTATAATTTGGTCCATGGGGATCTATTGGGAAGTAAGTACTTAACGATTATAGTATACTGCAGTATTCATAGAAATGCAGTGTTAATCGAGGGTTAATAGCGTGGTTACTCACTAGATATGGTGGATACTTGGGCTTATCTAAAAGGAATAGGTTTAACTGTTTAAAGATTGGTGGGTGATGATTAACAAGCGCTGTTTTTTAATATGATCTGTAACTGTGTCATCTGTGTGTTGCCTCCTAGTCCCGTTCACTGACAGCGCCGTTCGACGCCGGAAGAATCTCAGACACTGGAACGCAAGCATTGGTGTTGCCTAGCAACACCTACTTGCGTGCACCCGGAAGTGAGGTACGGGAGGACACTCGGCGGCTGCAGCTGTGAGCGGTTCTGGCGGGGGAGGACATGGAgaccagcaggtatttaaatgtgtgtctgTATTTGTGTCAGTTGTTTGTTGGTGAGTCCTGATGAAGAAGCTGCGGCTTCGAAACATGTTGATGTTTTAACCACAAATAAAATATATAAGAAGAGTCCCGGGAGTGCCGCGTGATTGTTGGAGAAATATTGATACCTTTATGCGTGCACCTGGACCGGGTGGTGTGAAGCGAGGAGTGCCGGCTGACTtggattgttatatatatatatatatattacaaaacaaGAGGTAACCCTTTTCTGCGCtttaccactagtctcaaaccaataagaaataccctctgtcagataaggtatcaaaGATAGATATGGAGTAAAAAGGTTCtcatgggagccaatcagcctttagattaataatatttaacaatatttaaaaggtttttatttatacacaaataaaaggtacttgtaacctaaaaattcgacattgatacaatagtctaaaaattcagtaaaacgatttcacaatcttatacatagacatttttagttgatatgaggaatttatagtcaggtaatcacaatcagaacttgaaaaggacgtgtatccaaccagatgcttgtggtggtgacttttttgacccaatactgcgaaacccaacgcgtttcgtccgttaggacttcatcaggggtttacaatctaAATAGTTACAGAGGGAAATAAGCAAATCACATAGTCTTCAAGATTAACTTATTGAATAATaaactctttttttctctctcataACGGGTACTCTAATACAGTCAAGTAGGGATGGACATACATACCCGTTTttgtgagaaaataatttaccactGGTTAGGACGGGATTAAATTCCTAATGCTACATCCAATCACATGTTCTTTTCAAATGATGTGGTGTCTGAAACATTACCGTTATAATCATCaatatacattatatctatatatatattccaagAAGGGGAGGGAAAAGGGTCAGAAAATGATGGATTTTATAACAAAGATCAATCTCATCAATCATTTATGACCTCAATTTTAATTTAGAACATATAAAGCCAATCAATCATCATTAACATTGCTTCTATTCAATTAGAAGAAATAATACATAAATGAAAATGAAAACTTAAAAGGAAGAGGCAACTAGATGTCTTTGGGAGTCTTACAGTCGTGGCACCACAAATCGGGTCCATAAATTTATGAAAAAAGGAATCAATTATTTTACCATATACTCGTATAAATCTAATGCAATTTAGCCATACATACCTAAATTGGCTTCATCAAAACAAAAATTTACAATTAAGTTGAAGTCAGATGTTGTGATTTTCCCTAGAAAGAACAAGGGTAAAATTGTTTTTCTAGTATAGCTCCCATATAATATATGTACACTATACATTCTTTTATGGCTATCTTATATGTTACTTGTATGAAGGAGACAAAACCATCAACACCATTAAGAAGAGATTTTAAAGTTCTATATATACAATAGATACAACTTAATCACTTAAATATAAGAGACCATGCTGATGCCAATTCATTAACCTCATCATTAATGGATCTTTTATGCAATTTGATATAACGCCCATTGGTATATAATATTAGAATAGTCAATCAATATTGGGCCGTAACCAAGTATGGGTCCACTTAACAGCTATGGTTCTATTCTATCACTATTTTCAACGCCCAAAACTAAGATCAGGACCATAATATTAACGACATATGACACTTTGATCATAACTTAATTATTCAGGTTCTTACCTAATTTCCTCAAGGAGAGTGAAACCTTATAATTCACCTCTGCTCCAATAAGTATCTCCAAAAAATGGGGTTCTTTTAGAGATCTCCAATCTTGAACCGCACTATTCCCTATAATTAGTTCAAAATTACATTTTTGATATAAATACTTTAAATCAATAGCCTGTATATATAATTAGATTATTACTCCTCCTAGTCGATTCCCTTCATTAGCTATGGGATCAAGAGGGCATCCATAAATATATTCCAACTGgaaataaataggacttactttTTCACAGGAACTGGCATAACTTCACAGGAACACAGCTACAAATGAGGGACAGTCCAGGACATCCTTTTATACCTCCCTTAactttacatcacttcctgttagctaATTTGAATAATTCAGTAAATGGACTTAATAAATGGATATTAATCCTCCAACCAAGCAAATGGCTCTACTTCATAAATTAATTTAGTTCTAAATGTTATCACCATTTTAAGAGTAAAGGGGAACAGTTAGAACGCACTTTGCGTTCCAATGCCGACACCGCGTGCGTGTCACGGCttctcacttccggttccggcggaagtgCGTCTGTATGCGTGTCACGGGCTCACATGCGTGTCACGctcccgcacttccggttccggctgtgaGCCGTGAACCGCtgtttaccttatataatgttaagcTTGATTCACAATCTGATGGCTGTCGCATATCAAGTTCAACATTTGACACCTTTAGTGATCATGGTAAACTTATTATTATTAGTCCAATTAGTTTACGTTTGAGACAAAATGGAAATCTAATCGGTATTATCCGGGATTACATTCAGTCAATATTAGTCCTATTGATTTATGTTGAGACGACTTAAATTTCAATCAATAATCTAATTAATCACTAAACGGGTAATCTATTTTTAGTGTTAACATCCATTCATTTAATGCACTTCAAaaaatatagataaataaataaataataaaaataaaaattaaataaataaataattaaataaaattaaaaataataataatatgcaataattaaataaataaaaaatagatagaAATTCTCTTTCACAATTATTTACCAAGAAGAAATAACAAGTTTTTAATAAGTgaccatttacatttgtgtgaccaTTTATTTGTCACATATTAGTATTAGAATATTTATATGGGCCTATAAAGAAAATAATGACTCATAAAAAGTGGTATTAATAGTGTCATAATATTACTAGTGTAGGAATTATTGATAAAcatatttataattttataataaacttttttataaatttttttaaacaattttataattttttagtGACAGTATTAAGTGTTACAAATATTTTCAATTTCTTTAAAGTGATACTAACTCAACCATTTGTATTTACCACAATCTCGTGATTAACTGAACTAATACATGGCATCAGATAAGCACATATTAGTATTAGAATATTTATATGGGCCTATAAAAAAAATATGGCTCATATAAAGTGGTATTAATAGTGTCTTAATATTACTAGTGTAGGAATTCTTGATAAACgtatttataattttataataaacttttttatataaatttttttaaaacaattttataattttttagtGACAATATTTATTAAGTGTTACAAATATTTGCAATTTCTTTAAAGTGATACTAACTCAACAATTTGTGTTACCACAATCTCATGATTAACTGACCTAATACATGGCATCAAATAAGCCATCTATTTCTTTAACAGATGAGAATGGTGCGGTAAAGGTTCTCATCACTAATTTTCAAAAGATTAATGGCTATGGCCCACAAGGTCTACATTTAAACTAACATCAACATGATCTCCCATTCACAATTCAATCCATATGATCACCACATCTTACAGTCCGTATGATCACCACATTTTATACTTCATAAGGGTTATACTTTGTAAATATAGATAGTCTCAAACCTTCCATAATAATTCCAACATATCTATAACATAGGACTCTTAATTTTACATGCCACATAAAGGTCAAATCATTTCTAAAATGCTTTTCTTTTATTAGCTTGGTATAGAAGGGCCACTACCAATGTCCGATCCCCAATCCGATTTGACCACTAATAAGAATAAGTGGCCCTATTAATTCCTTTAATTATCTCATTTATGATGAAAATTATCCTTACAAAAAGGAGTGTTAATTAGATACTATCGACTAGAACTCCTATAAAAAGGACACTATATCTATATCTTCATTTAGACCACCAGGAGTCAAGGTGTTCAAGGAATAAATCCAAAAAGTCTCCTGCTTCGAAAGGGTAAGATCTCTGCTTTTCCCTCTAGAATCTAGTGGAATATGTTCAAGAATAGTAAAAGAAAAGTTCTCCTTAGTTACAACTGAATTATGTTTATCAGTGAAGTGTCTAGGAAGGCTATGGGAAGTCAGTTTGTTTTTCACATTCCTCATATGTTCCTGTATTCTGATTTTGATCATTCTCTTGGTCTTGCCTATATATGACAGACCACAGCTGCAAGTGATCCTGTAAATAACATAATCCGTGTTACAATTCACTAGATGTCTTAATTTGTACTGTTTCCCTGTATCCATTTTAATGTGAATTGATTTTCGTTCCataaatttacagcaaatacacttTGAACATGGGTAGCACCCTTTTGTAGGTATAATGGAATCTGGGCCACGTTTATGTTGAACCAGATCAGGCAATCTGCTGGGTGCTATCATGCTTTTCAAGTTATTGGATTTCTGAAAGACTAACTCAGGTTTTTTTGGGAGCGTGGGACCCAAAATAGGATCTTTCAAAAGTAGGCCCCAATGGCATTGGCAAAAGGATGAGATTGATCTTTGTTATAAAATCCATCATTTTCTGACCCTTTTCCCTCCCCTTcttggaatatatatatagatataatgtatattGATGATTATAACGGTAATGTTTCAGACACCACATCATTTGAAAAGAACATGTGATTGGATGTAGCATTAGGAATTTAATCCCGTCCTAACCagtggtaaattattttctcacaaAAACGGGTATGTATGTCCATCCCTACTTGACTGTATTAGAGTACCCGTtatgagagagaaaaaaagagtttATTATTCAATAAGTTAATCTTGAAGACTATGTGATTTGCTTATTTCCCTCTGTAACTATTtagattgtaaacccctgatgaagtcctaacggacgaaacgcgttgggtttcgcagtattgggtcaaaaaagtcaccaccacaagcatctggttggatacacgtccttttcaagttctgattgtgattacctgactataaattcctcatatcaactaaaaatgtctatgtataagattgtgaaatcgttttactgaatttttagactattgtatcaatgtcgaatttttaggttacaagtaccttttatttgtgtataaataaaaaccttttaaatattgttaaatattattaatctaaaggctgattggctcccatgagaacctttttactccatatatatatatatatatatatatatatatatatatattccaaaaccCCGGCACTCACTCAATCCGTTGCAGGATAATCTCGCGCCGGTGCCCTCCACAGGCCAGCTGGCCTCACATGCAAAGctcaataagaggcggcactcggtgaCTTTTCAAATATCAAAAGCGTGTATTGtggtacatcaacgtttcggggacccccgtccccttcaccctgatgaaggggacgggggtccccgaaacgttgatgtaccaCAATACACGCTTTTGATATTTGAAAAGTCACCAAATGCCGCCTCTTATtgagctctatatatatatatatatatatatatatatatataatgtgtgtgtgtatgtatatgtatatatatatatatatatatatatatatattgcgagaTTAATCACTAACCCACAGAGGGGTATCCTGATAGGATATAGCAATATTTGATTTATTAGCAAAATTGTAAATAAATGAGTTATGGTGAGCGCCAAAGATGATGACTGTTGAACCTTCATATTTTATATTTGTCTTTTGTACTGTGTTTGCATAGATGCACATTTTACTGGAATGGCTATAGCAGAGTATTTCAGTAGTGTGTGCTGATCTTGCGTGATACAGTAGTGTCTAGTCCACTTGTGTGATTAATAGTTATAATAGTGCTATGGGTAACAGGGGCAGTGTCATGAATAGAGGAAGGGAATGTAAGCAAGCTGGAAGACACAGGCTGAGATATTATACAAGGAGCAGGGACCAGAATAGCAAATGGTGTTTGTATAAAACGTATACAGAAAGATTGTAGTGTTATGAAAAAGGGTTTGTACAGTACTTTAACTTGTTTTCCTTTACAATGTTTTCAACTCTAATTGTTACTAGATATCATAGGTCAAGTtataaaaaaacccaaaacaaacaaTAATGGTCACTATTGATTTTCAATATTCTTAATTTTCTTTTTTCTAACCAACAGATATTAAGAAGCCTCCAGTAGCCCCTAAACCAAAACATGTAGTGGGTTTGAAACCTAGCCCACCACCCATTGCACCCAAGCCGGACATTGTTCAGGCCAAAATTGTACTAATTTCAAAGAAATCAAAACCGACAATTGCTCCAAAGCCAAAAGTCCTTAAAAGTTCATCAGTACCAGAAGATAAGCCACATTGTTCTTTAAAATCAAATAGTTTAAACAAAGAAGAAAACAAAGGTTCCTGCTCTGAAAACTTAATTCGTAACCATGAATTATCAGCTAACAATGACCATTCCACATATATAATTTTACCATGCTCCTGTCATTCTGATTGTGGGCCCAAGCATGGAAATGGGGACTGCTTCCATAAAACCCACAAGGCAATAGAACAGCTGGAGAATGCAGAAAATAAGAAACTCTGTGGGCAGCCAATTCCGTGTGTACGAGGTAGACGAAAGCCTTGCAGTCAGCAGGCGAAGCTGCCAAAAGCAAACCAAGTTATTTTGAAGGGCAGCATTTTAGAGAACCAGGATGTTTCAGCTCAGAATGTCGTTGTCAATGGTTATACTAGAAAACAAGGAAACTCCGACAAGGACAATAAGACAGATGGTTACAGTATTAGTGCTTGTTCTGATGGGCCTTTCTCAAAGTCTGATGGATCTACAAGTAACCCAAAAAGTTATAGCAAATCAATCGACTGCCCTTCTCAGAGTATTATGTCTCATTCAGATCCAGAAACAATTGACAATATGAAAGAAAGAAATGGCCTGTCACTTAGTCATGAACCTTTAGCTACAGACGATAATGGAATATCTAGACTTCTTCCACGGGTTCCCCCTCCACATAAATCTCTTCCAATTCCGAAACCACGGAAGCTGCGTGCACAGTGTCTGGTGCGGCAAGATTGTGTGGATAGCACTGTAGAAAGTAATGAGGATGATGTGTCTCCAGCTATAAATTCACAATCAGATACTGAACATGGACAAAATGAAATTGATTTGTCTGATAAATGTTTTACAGCTAATTTCCCAGACCAAAAGGACCAGCTTGTTCTCAGTTGTATGTATGATGACAGTAGTAAAAATAGAAACGGAGACGTTCATGGCAATGCAAATATTGCATTGACTTCACTTGATACAGAACAAGAAAATGCAAGTAAATCTGTACCAGGTGAAAATAGCAACTTTAAAAGGTGTAGTGCACAGTCCATGAGTTTACCCAAACAACTGAAACTTATTTATGAACAGATTCCTATAACAAACATATCTACAGAGAAAAATAATACTCCCAATGCACTGGCTGGAAGTTCACCGAGAGTTGCTCCAAAGAAGCCACAAAGATACAGTCTACCTGCAGCTGGTCTGCTCAAAAAGGCTGCTTCAGAGGAGAAACTTTCCGAAGGTGCTTCATATGGTACTGCAAGGGATGAGGGGGTATCTCCAAGACAATTACCATCTTCTGAAAAACCAGCATGGAAGTTGCATCATCCCATTTTACCTTTTTTTGGTAGtccagagtcattaaagactacttCGAGTAATGAAACCCCAAGTCCCATCACCAAGCCTAGGGCTAAGTCTTTGTCATCGGTTGATATGGATAGAATAGAAAATCCCACAAATGATAGTCCTAAAAAAAACTCCTTAAGAAAGTTTCTTAACTTAAAATTGTCTGTCTGTATCATAAAAAGTGACTTTCAGAGATTTCTGTCACGAGGCAGCCTGTCAACAGATACTACCACGTCTGATATATTTTCTTGTACGGGGCACTCTACATCTCCCACTTTAGGGAAAAAGGTGAAACCAGGAAAAGAACAGTCTGTGGATTCTTTTAGTCCTTCATCTAAGAAAAGACAGAAAAATAAGAATGATGTCAATATTGTAAACAACTCAACTTCAGCGTCTTTAGATGAGAATTGTCTTTCAACACAGAGGCCACTGGTGGCATCTTCAATGGACACATCCCATGCTGATATTCCAGAATATGAAAATTTTTGTCACTATGAAGAAATCCCAGAATATGAAAATTTGCCATTCACTCTGGTTTCAGATGTAAATGAATGTGATGCTACAATTTATGAGGTGGAAGACCCAATAGAAGCTACTACTATTCATGCCAGCCACAGGTAAGATTTCTGCTTGCTCTTGCACTCAACTTTTTGAATGGTCAAGTCCATATTTCTGTTTAGATTTAGAAATAAATGCTCATTTATATTGCAATATTCTGCTATGTTAATAAGAAATGTTCTATATACTGTAAAATACTGTATGAGTTGCCAAATTGAAAAAAAAAGAGAGACTTCTATCCAATGTATTACATTTAATCATTCTTGAAACACTAATTCCCTGCACTGTTGCTTGATGCTTTCTCTTTGTTTGTTGCTTTGAACAtttatactgctttcagatcgcatTGCTGGGTCCCactcaggaattggaaacgggtccttcccgggtgggacccggcattagaCCCTACACACCGCAATCCCGACCGGACGGGGACGGAGCCGGCATCGGGGACGGGTGCGCAGGCGGTGCtgaagatgagatcatctccgcgctgcctctccctatgctgtaaacGGGAGATGCATCGACCCGGTTAACCCATTCACACTGATCCTGACCCAGTAATTACCCAGGAATAAcgcttcttattacccgggttttgaatcaggcaacccgggaatttgtccatggcccctttcacaccacacagtgacccgtgtcgacttggcaatataccgggtcgaaaccgggttatttgtgcggtgtgaaaggggtattagaatgtTTTATATTCCCAGGCAATTTTCAGACTGCTGAGCTTTGCTAATAGAAAATAGGTTTCATCTCCCAGGTCTTCAAAAGCTGGCATGTGACAGTAGCACTGACATGGAAGTAGTGCTGCAGTAGAGCAGCATCAAAGACAAGCTGTGTATTGTTCCACAAGCACTCCATTTTATTGGGTATACATCAGAGAAAATAAACCTGTTTGGCCAATAAGAGATCTATTGCAGTGTCATGAACGAATGGCATATTTGATGCATAGAGGCATTGTCCATTTCACTGAAATCAGTACCATAAGTATAATTCTATGGGCCCATGTGAAATGTCTGTATATGATTCGCCCCTTTACTGAAGATCACTTACAGTATTTTAAGAAAATAGTAGTACCATTGCTATGTTTAAATAAATTGAGTTGTGCCAGTTTAGAGTGACTGGGGCAGATGTACATGtaccaagctttggagagagataagcagggtcggactgacccacaggggtaccagggaaagcaccggtaggccccactgcctgagggcccactccttcctctagggatcaggttccagactatgcacttgtattatacatggtagatatgtagcattacactgcactaaactattgtgtatttcaagtctctgtggaggctggccacaccccctttgtaggctgaccacacccctaagtacgggcccctataactgcattcccccggtgggcccttcatgtcccagtccgactggagataagtaccagtcaatcagctcctaactgccatgtataggctgtgtttgaaaaatgacaggagctgattggttggcttaGTACATCTACTCAAGTATCCTTTTATTGAACTATTCCAAGAATATGATCTATCCAATATTGTTACATTCTTATGAGAATGTTAGTATATATAACACGATACTCAAATTGAAGAAAAACCAATGTGCTTATTTACTGGAGAACATTATTTAGAAACAACATAACTTTATGAGTAGAACAGACTTCTAACAAGATCCTGGAAGCTATAGGCAACAAGTTTTGAGGTATACTTCATAGTCTAGAAACAA
Encoded proteins:
- the FGD6 gene encoding FYVE, RhoGEF and PH domain-containing protein 6 — translated: MSSDIKKPPVAPKPKHVVGLKPSPPPIAPKPDIVQAKIVLISKKSKPTIAPKPKVLKSSSVPEDKPHCSLKSNSLNKEENKGSCSENLIRNHELSANNDHSTYIILPCSCHSDCGPKHGNGDCFHKTHKAIEQLENAENKKLCGQPIPCVRGRRKPCSQQAKLPKANQVILKGSILENQDVSAQNVVVNGYTRKQGNSDKDNKTDGYSISACSDGPFSKSDGSTSNPKSYSKSIDCPSQSIMSHSDPETIDNMKERNGLSLSHEPLATDDNGISRLLPRVPPPHKSLPIPKPRKLRAQCLVRQDCVDSTVESNEDDVSPAINSQSDTEHGQNEIDLSDKCFTANFPDQKDQLVLSCMYDDSSKNRNGDVHGNANIALTSLDTEQENASKSVPGENSNFKRCSAQSMSLPKQLKLIYEQIPITNISTEKNNTPNALAGSSPRVAPKKPQRYSLPAAGLLKKAASEEKLSEGASYGTARDEGVSPRQLPSSEKPAWKLHHPILPFFGSPESLKTTSSNETPSPITKPRAKSLSSVDMDRIENPTNDSPKKNSLRKFLNLKLSVCIIKSDFQRFLSRGSLSTDTTTSDIFSCTGHSTSPTLGKKVKPGKEQSVDSFSPSSKKRQKNKNDVNIVNNSTSASLDENCLSTQRPLVASSMDTSHADIPEYENFCHYEEIPEYENLPFTLVSDVNECDATIYEVEDPIEATTIHASHSEVSQEDPDDYLGILHSDEEEILNSSDEEEFSSDSSKADLDNLEYKLKTKSQKKSKVYYIAKEIMSSEKVFVDVLKLLHIDFRYAVAQASKHLGKPVIEDKILNQILYYLPQLYELNRDVLRELHGRMSQWNGQQKISDIFVKKGPYLKMYSTYIREFDGNVGLLDEQCKKNPAFAGVVKDFEMSARCANLALKHYLLKPVQRIPQYRLLLTDYLKNLSQESSDYNDTQAALSVVTEVANHANDILKQGDNFQKLMQIQYSLNGHHEIVQPGRVFLKEGTLMKLSRKVMQPRMFFLFNDALLYTTPVQSGMFKLNNMLSLAGMKVRKPTQEAYQNELNIESVERSFILSASSATERDDWLEAISAAIEDYAKKKITFNPAKSQEENDLEEEGDNSLGSKAPIWIPDGRATMCMVCTSEFTLTWRRHHCRACGKIICQACSTNKHSLEYMKNHLARVCDHCFQELQKDSQCMAKTSSPAKSPSSALSSVLHSIPSGRKHKKIPAALKVSASTEDSSMSGYLNRSKGSRKPWKQLWFVINNKVLYTYAASEDIAALESQPLLGFTVKVVKEDSTDMKVIHLLHKNTLFYVFRADDANTTERWIEAFQEGTVL